GTAGATTATAATATGCTTATATCAACACTTGAAAGTACAGTTGTAACTGAATATGTAAGAGAAAATATACCTGTGTATACTTATCAAAGTGAAGCAGATTTAGAAAGAGAATTTATAAAAAATCTTCAAAATCAAGGTTATGAATATCTGATTATCCATAGTGAAAAAGAGTTAATTAAAAATTTAAAAGACAAATTGGAAAAATTAAATAATATTACTTTTTCAGAAAATGAATGGGAAAGATTTTTTAAAGAAAAAATTGCAAATAAAAATGAAAGTATTATCGAAAAGACAAGAACTATCCAAGAAGATTATATAAAAAGTTTTATAAGAGATAATGGTACCTTAGTAAATATTAGTTTAATAGACAAAAAGAATATACACAATAATTTTCTTCAAGTTATAAATCAATATGAAGAAGAAAAGGGAAATAACAACACAAGATACGATGTAAGTATTTTAGTAAATGGCTTACCTTTAATTCACATAGAGTTGAAAAGAAGAGGAGTTGCAATAAGAGAAGCTTTTAACCAAATTAATAGATATCAAAGAGATAGTTTTTGGGCAGGTAGTGGACTTTTTGAATATGTGCAAATATTTGTAATTTCTAATGGAACAAATACTAAATACTATTCTAATACAACAAGAGTAAGACATATTAAAGAGATGTCTTTTAGTAGAAGAAAAGTTAAAAAGTCTAGTAATAGTTTTGAATTTACTTCATATTGGGCTGATGCAAACAACAAAACGATAACAGATTTAGTAGACTTTACAAAAACTTTTTTTGCAAAACACACAATTTTAAATATTTTAGCAAAGTACTGTATATTTGATACAAGTGATACTTTACTAGTTATGCGTCCTTATCAAATATCAGCAACAGAAAGAATTTTAAATAAAATCCAACTTGCTAACAACTATAAATGGACAGGTAAAATTGATGCTGGAGGCTATATTTGGCATACAACTGGAAGTGGTAAAACTCTAACTTCTTTCAAAACAGCACAATTAGCATCACAGCTCGATTATGTAGATAAAGTTTTATTTGTTGTTGATAGAAAAGATTTAGATAGTCAAACACAGAAAGAATATGATAGATTTTCAAAAGGCTCAGCCAATGGAAATACTTCAACAAAAATATTAAAAGCACAATTAGAAGATAAGTATGAAAATAAAAGCAAGATAATTATAACTACTATTCAAAAGCTAGGACATTTTATCAAACAGAATAAAAATCATGAAGTTTTTAGAAAGAAAATAGTTTTAATTTTTGATGAATGTCATCGTTCACAATTTGGAGAATTACACCTTGCAATAACAAAGACTTTTAAAAACTATTTTATGTTTGGTTTCACTGGAACACCAATATTCCCAAAAAATTCAAATGGAAGTTCAAAAACTTTGTTTAAAACAACAGAGCAAACTTTTGGAGATAAATTACATACTTATACAATAGTCAATGCAATAAATGATGGTAATGTACTTCCATTTAGAATAGACTATATCAATACTATTAAGGAAAAAGAAAATATACAAGATAAAAAAGTTAATGCCATTGATATAGAAAAAGCTATGTCAGATCCAAATAGAATTAAAGAAGTTGTTTCATACATAATAGATCA
Above is a window of Fusobacterium massiliense DNA encoding:
- a CDS encoding type I restriction endonuclease subunit R, producing MSSVDYNMLISTLESTVVTEYVRENIPVYTYQSEADLEREFIKNLQNQGYEYLIIHSEKELIKNLKDKLEKLNNITFSENEWERFFKEKIANKNESIIEKTRTIQEDYIKSFIRDNGTLVNISLIDKKNIHNNFLQVINQYEEEKGNNNTRYDVSILVNGLPLIHIELKRRGVAIREAFNQINRYQRDSFWAGSGLFEYVQIFVISNGTNTKYYSNTTRVRHIKEMSFSRRKVKKSSNSFEFTSYWADANNKTITDLVDFTKTFFAKHTILNILAKYCIFDTSDTLLVMRPYQISATERILNKIQLANNYKWTGKIDAGGYIWHTTGSGKTLTSFKTAQLASQLDYVDKVLFVVDRKDLDSQTQKEYDRFSKGSANGNTSTKILKAQLEDKYENKSKIIITTIQKLGHFIKQNKNHEVFRKKIVLIFDECHRSQFGELHLAITKTFKNYFMFGFTGTPIFPKNSNGSSKTLFKTTEQTFGDKLHTYTIVNAINDGNVLPFRIDYINTIKEKENIQDKKVNAIDIEKAMSDPNRIKEVVSYIIDHFEQKTMRNKHYELKDQRLSGFNSIFAVSSIPVAKKYYFEFKKQLKEKNKDLRVATIFSYSVNEEENTDNLDDESFDTENLDLSSREFLEEAISDYNKKFGANFDTSSDGFQLYYEDLSKRTKNKEIDILIVVNMFLTGFDATTLNTLWVDKNLRMHGLIQAFSRTNRILNSIKTFGNIVCFRDLQNETDEAIALFGNKEAGGIVLLKTYEEYYNGYEDDKGREKEGYSQLIEELQDKFPIGEQIIGEQNEKEFIILFGNILKIKNILSVFDKFVGNEILSEREYQDYQSIYIDLYQKRKPKDTDKESINDDIIFEIELIKQVEINIDYILMKVSEYYKSNKEDKEILVDIKKAIDSSIELRSKKELIEGFIDRVNSSKNVTEDFKKFVIEEKEKDLEKVIEEEKLKPEETKKFIDNSLRDGVLKATGTDIDKLLPAVSRFGGGNRVEKKTGVIEKLKGFFDKYLGFYGNDIM